The window tagagtctataCCCTGATGAATTcatgttctgaggacaaagggtggtgcaactcaatagtaTCAGTGTATCTAACCCACTGTTGTCAATAAACAACAGTAAATGACACAAACAAAAGAGTTAtacaagatatatatatatatatatataattgttttCCTAACCATGGGTTCTTTGGTCTTTGCAGAACTTGACAACAAAGACGGCGCAAAGCTCTTCAGCAAGCAGCCGAACCGAATTGCCAGAGTGGCGCGGGGTTCAGGGGTTGCCACCAGGGATGTCCAGGAGCTGCTCACCCAGTACACCAAGTTTGCCCAGATGGTGAAGAAGATGGGTGGCATCAAGGGCCTGTTCAAAGGTATGCACTTCATGGATGCATCTTAAAACATTACTAGCTGTCAAATCCTTGCTTCCTCCATCCTTGTTTCCTCCatttccccccctcccctctcaaaGCACATTGGAGGAGGTCTGAGGGAAGGACCTTGGATCTTCTCGAATGCACTTTGTGAGTGGAGGATTTCATGGCTAGTCACGTTTTCAGACACAGCCCTGAAACTGAAGCACTGGTCCACTAACACAATTTTGCTTTCATCAAGTAGTAGGCTATGTCTCTGAATTATTTTTACGTTTACAGGTGGTGATATGTCCAAGAATGTCAACCCCTCTCAGATGGCTAAGTTGAACCAACAGATGGCAAAGATGATGGACCCAAGGGTTCTCCACCATATGGGTAGACATGACTTTCACTTCCATTTTTATGTCATGTCACATTTCCCAAACTATTCCTTTGTTACATTACTTTATGTACTTAGATTAGTTCAATGCTTTGAATATGGCCAGTCCAAACGTAATGACATATGTTATATAATGTATATTTGAGAGAGACTGCACAGAATCCCTGaactacaaatcaccttgcaccCCAAATAATAATTTGATCAAGATTAGCAATTCTGTTCCTCGCCCTCTTGCTGTAGAGTTTAACTGATCCCCCTGAAACACGCTTTTGGCTCTTGTCTTCAGGTGGGATGGCTGGTCTCCAGTCTATGATGAGACAATTCCAACAGGGTGCGGCTGGCAACATGAAAGGGATGATGGGATTCAACAACATGTGAACCACTGAGCCTTAACACAGCGAAATTAAAGGTTGTCATTTGGATTTAGCGAGAAGATGTGAGGAGTTTGGATTTAGCAAGAAGGTGTGGAAATGATTTAGCAAGAAGGAGAGCAGTGTTATTTTTTTTTCTCAGTAATATAATTCATGAACATGTTTACGTATTAAATCATGCAGAAAGCATATTTACTTGTCAGGATAAATAAAACAAACAAGTTCTGTGATTTTACAGTAATTGTAAATGAGGCACAAAAGATACAGAAATAGTGGGATCATGAATCTTgtcctgggtcatattcattaggcaccaaatggaaaaAATTGGACTGAAATCGTGAGGCACTACctagacttgtccaataagatatgcaatttttttgtttttttgttgcaaaatattttttttactgttttctgTGTGCCATAATAAACACAACCTTGATTTGGAGAGATGGCAAAGGGTATGCTGATATTAGTTTGTGGCAATTATTTTTTTCAGTGTTATAATACAATTTGTATTGCAATGTTTTAAAAAGCCAGTGTTTCCTTTTCTCTCatagttgattgttgatcattgacTGTCATAGTTGTCAATCATGGTTATCTCCTTATCAATAAAACTCATGACTATTGAAAAATGTGTATTTGTTGGGGCACTGCATTTCAAGGAAATTGAGCAGAAAGTGAAATTTTACACAAAACATTACTGATTCATGTGATTTTTATCACATACTGTGCTCAAAATGAGTACAGCTCTgttttcagtccaagtcaagcgcTTAACATATTTAATTTATTCACAAGGAAATGTTGAACCAAGAGGCTCCCTCATTTTTCAATCCCACAAGCAGAAAAACTGTTTTATATAGGTAATTCTCTCTGTTGGAATGAAACCAGACACCTCCAAAAAATAACTTTGAAAAAATAGAACTGCACCTAATAACTCCTCACGGATTGACGGGTCATGGCTAGAGGGGATACAGTTTATATCAAATAGGCGCGAaaagtgatttttttttctcctttttagctaccctaacccttttcctaacctgctacgttaattctccttaCCTGCTGGGTAAATTCTAAACCGCTACGAAATGTCAATTCTGACATACACTGTATCCCTTTTAGCCAAAACCCTCTTGACGTGGCATTGCTTCCCGCAGCCATGTTTTGTTTGCTACGTTGTCATTCTACGTTGTGTGCGGGGCGCTGTTCACTCACTGTCACTAGCAGCGGTGTGGAACCAGTCTGAGGATTTCAGGTAGCTAAATATTATTCTATTTGCTTTAACTGTTGACTTAGCGATATCTTTGAGAAATGTGTTTTTCACAATTTATACGTATTTTGAATGTAATTCTTAACTGACAAGTGTAGTTTGGCGGATAGCTGAAGCAGGGTGAAAACATTTTTGACACATTGCATTGCCTTTCGCTGGTGCCGGTGGTTTAGTTAGCggcgtagctagttagctaactgttTGCTAACATGCCATGGTGAAAGCAAGAATGACTTCTTCTGTCTACTTTTGACTTAGGcaaaacaaaaaaattataacTAGGATATCCTCCCTGAAACATTAAACATTTGTTTTTGGCGTACCCCTGTTatgtagctagccagccagctacctACCACGTAAGCTAACTTTAACGTGACTTAACTAGCTACAGTAACGTTAATGTTGTTGTAACTAGAGGGACTGGCTGTGTTCATTCAATCAAAATAGCTTTGCTTGTAATCCAGCATCAGTTTGTAAAGCCTGTTGATTGATTCAccattgattttatttgattgattCAGGTCAGCTAGCTAGCTCGTTAGATAAAAGCCCAATACAGTCAGTGTTAAAATTTTTAAATACCTTTTGTTAGCCTAACTAGCTATAAGGACATCTCTGATAGAATATCATCTGGAGAAAGCAAAGGTAAGTGATGGTTCAGTACAATGAGTTTACTAGCCAACTAAACTATGTATACCCTTCTATTTATTCAGATTCAGTGTGTGTTTTCAAAGTAAGTTATTTTAAACCGATTTTATCAGTGGGTGAAAAAGTGGATCACAGTCAGGATCATATTCTGGTATTTAGTTATAGCCATGATTTTAGCCCCATTTAGACGTAAACCAGAATTTCCCATAGGTTAAATCATATTTGGCTGCATTTCCTCTGCCCCTTTATTGATATGACACATTCAAATTGGTAGTAAGCCTGCTGGAGTGTAACGTTATGCTCAAAGTCCAAAAGGGTATCTCAGAACACAGGACAGGTAAATGGGCTAATAAAAACAGCCAAGCCAGACGAATAATGTATTACATTtgtaaagtgttttttttttatacagaaAAAATCTCAGagcataaaaaaataaatatataagaaTAAATAACAAaaaggaaaaaataaataatgataaTATCATAAGACTCattgcagtgtagtggactattaTATTATTCATGCTATGTTGAAATATCAAATGCAATCATgaccataaaatgtatatattgcTATAACATGCAGAcactcctttccctccctctgtctgtagtTCTCTGAGGGTGCTATGGCGACCTTCCCAGAGTTTATTGCACAGAATGAGGAGCGTGATGGGGTGCGCTTCAGCTGGAACGTCTGGCCCTCTAGTCGTCTGGAGGCCACCCGCATGGTGGTCCCCGTTGCCTCTCTGTTCACCCCTCTGAAGGAGCGCCCAGACCTGCCCCCCATCCAGTATGAGCCTGTGCTGTGTAGCAGGGCGACCTGTCGCGCTGTCCTCAACCCGCTCTGGTAAGTGAGGCAACAATCCTCATTCACTTACTTAAACATAGGGTTGCAAAATCCTGGTAACTtcctggaaaaccagggaattttgggaaagttaaaGTAAATGATTccctattctctctcttcctcattcaTTTATACTTATCAATTTATAACTGTCATCATCAGGTGATTTGTACTGTACATATCCTTGGGCAATCCTCAAAATGTTCACATGTAACCCACTGAAAACATTATTGTAGCCTAAACTGTGTGGTCCTTCTCTGTTTGAACTCTATCAATTGATCTCTCAACCTAGCCAAGTGGATTATAGAGCCAAACTGTGGGCTTGCAACTTCTGCTATCAGAGAAATCAGTTTCCGCCTACCTATGCTGGGATATCAGAGGTCAACCAGCCAGCCGAGCTGCTGCCACAGTTCTCCACCATTGAATATGTGGTCCAGGTAAGGTTTCCCTTTGATCACAGCTTTTTCCAGAAAACCAGCTATCACTCACAATAAGGACGTTGATTATATAATAAATACAGTATTTTGATTTAATCTAAATTAGATATAGGCCTTCGTTTTGATATGTTTTAGTAAAGATTCAACAGCATATCAGATAATCGCATACCTACCTCAGTTTTATATCTCCTACAGAGATGTATTAGTTCTCATTTAGAACATAAAATCAAGCATGCAACGCCATGGCTCTGAGTTTGCCTTCCCTGGCCCCCACAGAGAGGTCCCCAGATGCCGCTGGTCTTCCTGTATGTGGTGGACACCTGCATGGAGGACGAGGACCTGCAGGCTCTGAAAGAGTCCTTACAGATGTCCCTGTCCCTGCTGCCTCCTACGGCCCTGGTGGGCCTCATCACCTTTGGACGCATGATCCAAGTACACGAGCTGGGCTGCGAGGGCATCTCCAAGAGCTACGTCTTCAGGGGAACCAAAGACCTCAACGCCAAACAATTGCAGGAGATGCTGGGCTTGACCAAACCCACTGCTGCACAGGCAGGACGGGGACCACAAGCTCCACAGGCCCCCCTCTCCAACAGGTAAACCACTACATAGCTACAGCATTGGTTTGACTTGGCAGTACATACACTAAAATAATTTGGGATGAAACAAAACAAGTCTTAACTTAtttccattttgttgtgttgcttAGATTCCTCCAGCCAGTCCAGAAGATTGACATGAACCTGACAGACCTGCTtggagagctgcagagagatCCCTGGCCTGTCACTCAGGGAAAACGTCCCCTCCGCTCCTTAGGGTCAGCCATGTCCATTGCTGTTGGCCTGCTGGAGGTAAGACCTGGACAGAAATATAATTTACCTCACTACAGACCTGAGttcaaataacattttaaataTTTCAAGTACTTTGGCTTGATTGATTTTGCCTGGCACAATTGCACCAATGGAAAAAGTTGCGAAAGTGCAAACTCTGTCCATCTGGCATCCCAGGCAGACTCCAGTAAACGCTTTCAGTGTTTTAAAGATTTAGAATACTATTTGAAACCAGGTCTGCTCATATTTGTGATTTAAAACAGAATGGTACATATTTCAATGACACCATTGTCAAATCCGCTGTATGAAGTGGGATTTGTAAGATGTTTAAACCTATTACGTTGTGGTTATGGGTCTGTGTTTGTTTGCATTGTTTACTCAGCTTCATAGAAATGTTTTGTAATTAAATGTCCCTTTTTTCCACCATCCATTCCCCTTCCAGTGCACCTTCCCTAACACTGGTGCACGCATCATGACCTTCATCGGTGGGCCAGCCACTCAGGGCCCAGGCATGGTGGTAGGAGATGAGCTGAAGGCCCCTATTCGCTCTTGGCACGACATTGAGAAGGACAACGCCAAGTTCATGAAGAAGGGGACCAAAGTAAGTTTGGCTAAACCTTTTTACTGTTGACTTTGCCTGTTATTTAGCTGGGTGTACCATGATCTGAACTTTTTTCAGGTCTGTTGCAACTGTCTGTAAATTATGATAAATGCTCAAGTAATGTGTTACAGCACATTAAAGTGAGACAACCAGTTAATGGCTAGATGTGTTTTTTAgcataacaaattacaaacaggCACTCCTTTCTTCTTTATATTATATTGGATCCTCATTTTGTCCTGCTCCTGTATAAAGTTTGGATATGTGTAAAAACCCTTTCCTTCATTTTCAGCATTACGAGGCATTGGCGAGCCGTGCTTCCACCAATGGCCACATCATAGACATCTATGCCTGCGCTCTGGACCAGACTGGACTGCTGGAGATGAAGTGTTGTTCCAATCACACTGGGTGAGGACGCTCTGTCTGGTGAACATACAGGTtccgtctgaaatggcaccctattccctatatagtgcactacttttgaccagggctcaaaaggagtgcactatatagggaatagaatgccatTTGGTACGCATAACACACACGTCAATCACTCTGGCTTCTCCCATAGTGAGAGGAGAGTTTGTCCTCAGATCTTCTCCAGTGCTCTCCTCTGATGCTTTGAGGAGGAAGGAATCGACGAATGACTTCTGAGATTCACCCTGTGTATCGTTGAACTCATACGCGTATATCTGTTTTTGTAGAGGCTACATGGTGATGGCGGACTCTTTCACCACCTCGCTATTCAAACAAACCTTCCAGAGGGTTTTTACCAAAGATGTGTCTGGAGCCTTCAAGATGGCCTTCGCAGGCACCCTGGAGATAAAGGTAGAACCATTGCACAGACTGGCTCTATCTGAAATGGTACTCTACCTATAGAGTGTACTacttagtagtgcactatacaatgccttcagaaagtattcataccccttgacttattccacattttgttgtgttacagcctgaattcaaaatggattaaatattttaaaaaattcacccatctacacacaatatcttataatgacaaagtgaaaacatgtttagacatttttgcaaatgtattgaaaaggaaatacagaaatatctaatatcataagtattcacaaccctgagtcagctttgagtcgtcttgggtatgtctgtataaaCTTTgtacatctggatt is drawn from Coregonus clupeaformis isolate EN_2021a chromosome 25, ASM2061545v1, whole genome shotgun sequence and contains these coding sequences:
- the LOC121539521 gene encoding protein transport protein Sec23A yields the protein MATFPEFIAQNEERDGVRFSWNVWPSSRLEATRMVVPVASLFTPLKERPDLPPIQYEPVLCSRATCRAVLNPLCQVDYRAKLWACNFCYQRNQFPPTYAGISEVNQPAELLPQFSTIEYVVQRGPQMPLVFLYVVDTCMEDEDLQALKESLQMSLSLLPPTALVGLITFGRMIQVHELGCEGISKSYVFRGTKDLNAKQLQEMLGLTKPTAAQAGRGPQAPQAPLSNRFLQPVQKIDMNLTDLLGELQRDPWPVTQGKRPLRSLGSAMSIAVGLLECTFPNTGARIMTFIGGPATQGPGMVVGDELKAPIRSWHDIEKDNAKFMKKGTKHYEALASRASTNGHIIDIYACALDQTGLLEMKCCSNHTGGYMVMADSFTTSLFKQTFQRVFTKDVSGAFKMAFAGTLEIKTSREIKISGAIGPCVSLNAKGPCVSENEIGTGGTSQWKICGLDHNTTLAVYFEVVNQHNAPIPQGGRGAVQYVTQYQHSSGQKRIRVTTTARNWADAGTQIQSIAASFDQEASAILMARLAVYRAETEEGPDVLRWLDRQLIRLCQKFGDYHKDDPNSFRFSETFSLYPQFMFHLRRSPFLQVFNNSPDESSYYRHQFMRQDLTQSLIMIQPILYAYSFNGPPEPVLLDSSSILPDRILLMDTFFQILIYHGETVSQWRKAGYQELPEYENFRHLLQAPVDDAQEILHSRFPMPRYIDTEHGGSQARFLLSKVNPSQTHNNMYAWGQESGAPILTDDVSLQVFMDHLKKLAVSSAA